In Desulfuromonas acetexigens, the following proteins share a genomic window:
- a CDS encoding NAD(P)H-dependent oxidoreductase codes for MKKILILFAHPRYEKSRANRALLRGLTGLENVTVHDLYEEYPQFDIDVPREQKLLRAHDIIVWHYPLYLYGPPAIIKQWMDLVLEHGWAHGEGGNHLAGKAVFNVITSGGTRTSFSHDGFNRYPLEELLRPLEQATRLCRMLWLPPFAVQGTYRLSDALLADYAGRYRRLLTALAETYDFEGIKKVELLNDWVADLIRKEQP; via the coding sequence ATGAAAAAGATTCTGATTCTCTTTGCCCATCCCCGTTACGAAAAGTCCCGGGCCAACCGCGCCCTGCTGCGCGGCCTTACCGGTCTCGAAAACGTCACCGTTCACGATCTCTACGAGGAATATCCCCAGTTCGATATCGATGTCCCCCGCGAACAGAAATTGCTGCGCGCCCACGATATCATCGTCTGGCACTACCCCCTCTACCTCTACGGTCCCCCGGCGATCATCAAGCAGTGGATGGATCTGGTTCTGGAACACGGGTGGGCCCACGGCGAAGGTGGAAACCACCTCGCGGGCAAAGCGGTCTTCAACGTCATCACCAGCGGCGGCACCCGCACCAGCTTTTCCCACGACGGCTTCAACCGTTACCCCCTGGAGGAGCTGCTGCGCCCGCTGGAACAGGCGACCCGACTGTGCCGGATGCTCTGGCTCCCCCCTTTCGCCGTGCAGGGAACCTACCGCCTGAGCGATGCCCTGCTCGCCGATTACGCCGGGCGTTACCGCCGCCTGTTGACGGCCTTGGCGGAAACCTACGATTTTGAAGGGATCAAAAAGGTGGAACTGCTCAACGACTGGGTCGCCGATCTCATCCGCAAGGAGCAGCCATGA
- the secF gene encoding protein translocase subunit SecF has translation MELIKPNINIDFVGRRKMAVIFSLVLILVGLSSLLFKGGPNYGIDFAGGTLVQIKFTEATDATAIREALSDLDLGSFAVQRFGEEGDEFLIRAQNTSAELEGLSHTMAAALEGKYGAGSVEIRRAEMVGPQVGKDLREKGLMAVLYAMIGILVYVSWRFEFRYAVGAVIALLHDVLITLGAFSLFNMEIDLPVIAAFLAIIGYSLNDTIIVYDRIRENLGKHSKEGLASVINHSINETLSRTILTSGTTLLVVAALFIFGGGVIHTFAFALLVGIVIGTYSSIFVASPLLLFWENRKGGQDAGKVATAGGKV, from the coding sequence GTGGAACTTATCAAGCCCAATATCAATATTGATTTTGTTGGCCGCAGGAAGATGGCGGTTATCTTTTCTCTGGTACTCATCCTGGTTGGTCTCTCCTCCCTGCTTTTCAAGGGTGGACCCAATTACGGTATCGACTTCGCCGGCGGCACCCTGGTGCAGATCAAGTTTACCGAGGCAACCGATGCCACCGCTATTCGCGAAGCGCTGAGCGACTTGGATCTCGGCTCTTTTGCGGTGCAGCGCTTCGGCGAAGAGGGGGACGAGTTTCTCATTCGCGCGCAGAACACCAGCGCTGAACTGGAAGGATTGTCCCATACCATGGCCGCCGCCCTCGAAGGCAAGTACGGCGCCGGGAGCGTGGAGATCCGCCGGGCCGAGATGGTCGGTCCCCAGGTCGGCAAGGATCTCCGTGAAAAGGGGCTGATGGCCGTGCTTTACGCCATGATCGGCATCCTCGTCTACGTCAGTTGGCGCTTTGAGTTCCGTTATGCCGTCGGTGCCGTCATCGCCCTGCTGCACGACGTTCTCATTACCCTGGGTGCTTTTTCCCTCTTCAACATGGAAATCGACCTGCCGGTCATCGCCGCTTTTCTGGCGATCATCGGTTACTCCCTCAACGACACCATCATCGTTTATGACCGGATTCGCGAGAACCTGGGCAAGCATTCCAAGGAAGGGTTGGCGTCGGTCATCAATCACTCCATCAACGAAACCCTCTCCCGCACCATCCTCACCTCCGGGACCACCTTGCTGGTCGTCGCTGCGCTCTTCATTTTTGGCGGCGGGGTGATTCACACCTTTGCCTTCGCGTTGCTGGTCGGGATTGTGATCGGAACCTATTCGTCCATTTTTGTCGCCAGCCCGCTGCTGCTCTTCTGGGAAAACCGCAAGGGTGGTCAGGATGCCGGCAAAGTTGCGACGGCCGGGGGGAAGGTATGA
- the yajC gene encoding preprotein translocase subunit YajC yields the protein MISEAYAMAPPAGGQAGGAPGYEGILMLVVMFAIFYFLLIRPQQKRAKQHKQLIENLKVGDQVVTAGGLHGKVAALQDTVVMVEVAAGVKIKISRSSIVATRQEQ from the coding sequence ATGATTTCTGAAGCATACGCAATGGCTCCGCCCGCCGGCGGACAGGCCGGGGGCGCCCCCGGATACGAAGGCATTCTCATGCTGGTGGTGATGTTCGCCATCTTCTATTTCCTGTTGATCCGTCCGCAGCAAAAACGGGCCAAGCAGCACAAGCAGCTCATTGAGAACCTGAAGGTCGGCGATCAGGTCGTGACCGCCGGCGGCCTGCACGGCAAAGTGGCCGCTCTGCAGGATACCGTGGTCATGGTTGAGGTCGCCGCTGGGGTCAAGATCAAAATCAGCCGCAGTTCCATCGTGGCGACCCGCCAGGAGCAGTAG
- a CDS encoding formate/nitrite transporter family protein, whose translation MDKNFLTPAETVRTIMENGKRVASQPLSRTVVLSLLAGFYIAFGAELATVVSAGTADKLGQGIARLLAGSVFSLGLMLVVICGAELFTGNSLLTKTALLGEITWGKLLENWAVVLLGNFVGSLFFAWLMYRSNLWQAPLIAEQAIAIATAKTQLPFDVALVRGILCNWLVCLAVFMATAARDIPGKMLACFGPIMAFVASGFEHSIANMYFIPTGLLLAREFPGTDPSLTWSNFFIGNLLPVTLGNIIGGVVFVAFAYWFIHLRGGKVDP comes from the coding sequence ATGGACAAGAACTTCCTCACTCCCGCCGAAACGGTGCGGACGATCATGGAGAACGGCAAGCGGGTCGCCAGCCAGCCCCTGTCCCGCACCGTTGTCCTCAGCCTGCTCGCCGGTTTCTACATCGCCTTCGGCGCCGAGTTGGCGACGGTGGTCAGCGCCGGAACGGCGGATAAGCTCGGCCAGGGGATTGCGCGCCTGCTTGCCGGCAGCGTCTTTTCCCTGGGGCTGATGCTAGTGGTGATCTGCGGTGCGGAACTCTTCACCGGCAACAGCCTGCTGACCAAAACTGCCCTGCTGGGGGAAATCACCTGGGGGAAACTGCTGGAGAATTGGGCCGTGGTGCTGCTCGGCAATTTCGTCGGCTCCCTCTTCTTCGCCTGGCTCATGTACCGCTCCAACCTCTGGCAAGCGCCCCTCATCGCCGAGCAGGCGATCGCCATCGCCACGGCCAAAACCCAGCTCCCCTTCGATGTCGCCCTGGTCCGAGGGATTCTCTGCAACTGGCTGGTCTGCCTGGCGGTCTTCATGGCGACGGCGGCCCGGGACATCCCCGGCAAGATGCTCGCCTGTTTCGGTCCGATCATGGCCTTTGTCGCCAGCGGCTTCGAGCACTCCATCGCCAACATGTACTTCATCCCCACCGGCCTGCTCCTGGCCCGCGAGTTCCCGGGGACGGACCCTTCCCTGACCTGGAGCAATTTTTTTATCGGCAATCTGCTCCCCGTCACCCTCGGCAACATCATCGGCGGCGTGGTATTCGTCGCCTTCGCCTACTGGTTCATTCATCTGCGCGGCGGCAAGGTCGATCCATGA
- a CDS encoding thioredoxin family protein encodes MSLVKSIDVPLGWKMKRFTLQDAKDRAHDSDDFFGDMGLLVVFTCNHCPYAAAQWPRLIELARYGREFGIATVAINPNIHPDYPDDAPERMLEKVRELGIDFPYLVDEGQSIARAFKAQCTPDSYLFDRKWRLVYHGRIDDNWEDPTKVTRQELKEAMDRLVAGKPPLEVQHPAMGCSIKWRAED; translated from the coding sequence ATGAGTCTTGTGAAATCGATCGATGTGCCCCTGGGGTGGAAGATGAAGCGTTTCACCCTGCAGGATGCCAAAGACCGCGCCCATGACAGCGATGATTTTTTCGGGGATATGGGATTGCTGGTGGTTTTCACCTGCAACCATTGCCCCTACGCCGCTGCTCAATGGCCCCGGCTCATTGAGTTGGCTCGCTACGGCCGCGAGTTCGGCATCGCCACGGTCGCGATCAATCCCAATATCCATCCCGATTATCCCGATGACGCTCCCGAGCGTATGCTCGAAAAGGTTCGCGAACTCGGTATCGATTTCCCCTATCTGGTGGATGAGGGCCAATCGATCGCCCGGGCCTTCAAGGCCCAATGTACGCCTGACTCCTATCTGTTTGATCGTAAATGGCGACTGGTCTATCACGGTCGCATCGACGACAACTGGGAAGACCCGACCAAGGTCACCCGCCAGGAACTCAAGGAAGCCATGGATCGCCTCGTGGCGGGCAAACCGCCCTTGGAAGTGCAACACCCCGCCATGGGCTGTTCCATCAAATGGCGGGCGGAAGATTGA
- a CDS encoding right-handed parallel beta-helix repeat-containing protein, with product MPALSRASIASALMLLALLLGACFGPGKPLSGKLSGDIHWRGRVVIDGDLVLAEGSRLLIAPGTEVLFLPPGPGRDRWTEHPNFVGSELIVRGELLAEGTATAPIVFRHADPVAAPGSWGGINFEPDSRARFAFCRFTQADSAVHSQEARVSIKQSLFEKNLVGIRFYSSAMGIENNLLRDNGTAIRFHFGAPTIRGNDIRDNQRAFFITAFPQDYRIEGNSIIASSDYAVVLGEEVPNDVMMPGNYWAGKHLGSSDVPFYDGQMSGYLGRVRIEPRLDAPPPNVGISWNR from the coding sequence ATGCCCGCCCTGAGCCGAGCTTCGATTGCCTCCGCCTTGATGCTTTTGGCGCTTCTTCTCGGGGCCTGCTTCGGTCCCGGGAAGCCTCTCTCCGGCAAGCTGTCGGGGGATATCCATTGGCGGGGACGGGTCGTTATCGACGGCGATCTGGTCCTGGCCGAGGGTTCGCGGTTACTCATCGCCCCCGGTACGGAAGTTCTTTTCCTCCCCCCTGGTCCCGGGCGGGATCGATGGACGGAACATCCCAATTTCGTCGGGAGCGAGTTGATCGTCCGTGGTGAGTTGCTTGCCGAGGGGACGGCGACCGCGCCCATTGTCTTTCGTCATGCCGACCCGGTCGCTGCGCCGGGCAGTTGGGGGGGGATCAACTTCGAGCCCGATTCCCGCGCGCGCTTTGCCTTTTGCCGTTTCACCCAGGCGGATAGTGCTGTGCACAGTCAGGAAGCGAGAGTCAGCATCAAACAGTCCCTGTTCGAGAAAAATCTGGTGGGTATCCGCTTCTACTCCAGCGCCATGGGCATCGAAAACAATCTGCTCCGCGACAACGGCACGGCGATCCGTTTTCATTTCGGGGCGCCGACGATTCGCGGTAACGATATCCGCGACAACCAGCGGGCGTTCTTCATTACCGCCTTTCCTCAGGATTACCGCATTGAGGGGAACAGCATCATCGCGAGTTCCGACTACGCCGTTGTTCTTGGCGAAGAGGTCCCCAATGATGTTATGATGCCCGGTAACTATTGGGCGGGGAAACACCTTGGATCGAGCGATGTGCCCTTCTATGATGGGCAAATGAGCGGTTATCTCGGGCGGGTGCGGATAGAGCCGCGCCTGGACGCGCCGCCGCCGAATGTGGGGATTTCATGGAACCGGTAA
- a CDS encoding tetratricopeptide repeat protein: MKKETFFFIAVALIVGVLVGVLVSKGGRSSAPVQGGAPAETAANLQQNIQLIEKLVAEDPSNRGAWVQLGHAYFDSRQPVKAIEAYNKALELDPNDPDVLTDQGVMFRDMGWFDRAEENFIKANELNPAHAQSLFNLGVVYRYDMNDANRAREVWTRYLQVNPSGPGSENIRRELQALGGASTLAPPR; the protein is encoded by the coding sequence ATGAAAAAGGAGACATTCTTTTTTATCGCCGTCGCTCTGATCGTCGGGGTGCTGGTCGGCGTTCTGGTCAGCAAGGGGGGACGCAGTTCGGCACCGGTCCAGGGCGGCGCGCCGGCGGAGACCGCAGCCAATCTGCAACAAAATATCCAGTTGATAGAGAAGTTGGTGGCCGAGGATCCCAGTAATCGCGGCGCCTGGGTGCAGCTCGGACATGCCTACTTCGACAGTCGTCAACCGGTCAAAGCGATCGAGGCCTATAACAAGGCGTTGGAACTCGATCCCAACGATCCCGACGTGCTCACCGATCAGGGAGTGATGTTTCGCGATATGGGCTGGTTCGATCGCGCCGAAGAAAACTTCATCAAGGCCAACGAGCTCAATCCCGCCCATGCCCAGAGTCTCTTCAATCTTGGGGTGGTCTACCGTTACGACATGAACGACGCCAATCGCGCCCGCGAGGTCTGGACCCGCTATCTTCAGGTCAACCCGAGCGGTCCCGGCTCCGAGAATATCCGCCGCGAACTGCAAGCCTTGGGCGGCGCCTCGACCCTGGCTCCTCCCCGATAG
- a CDS encoding monovalent cation:proton antiporter-2 (CPA2) family protein has translation MSDTLMGQAIVYLTAALICVPVAKRLGMGSVLGYLLAGILIGPFALGFVGREGQDIMHFAEFGVVMMLFLIGLELEPAHFWRMRSQILGLGTLQLALTTLLLGGGLLLLGLGWRGAVACGLALAMSSTAIVLQSLKEKGLGGSQAGTSSFAVLLFQDVAVIPILALLPFLALQAATGAGHGEAPGLLAGLPVWLRAGSVLFALIAVIVAGRYVVVPLLRIVTKASVRELSVAAALLIIVAIAYLMQLVGLSPALGAFLAGVLLANSEFRHELESDIEPFKGLLLGLFFIAVGASINFKLIADSPGTIFSLVLAIVIVKAAVLAAAGKLFRLSFDQNSIFALGLSQVGEFAFVLLAFIQRLGIVGGNWIDTLMAVTALTMTLTPLLLLLNERLVLPRFGTRRTEEREADAIDTEHSIIIAGFSSFGSTLGRFLRANGVEATILDNNSDQVDLLRRMGFKVFYGDATRLDILHSAGADSARILFIAIDDPATVDTLVSTAKKHFPHLRTMARAGSTLDAHDFIEAGVDQVYREFLDTSLRAGVDVLTNLGHRRYSATRAAQYFMKYDEAAMNQLAPHRHDQGVYISNARELIRLQEQILAKDRADIHNLNDHAWDTDTPVTAATEKL, from the coding sequence ATGAGCGATACCCTGATGGGCCAAGCCATCGTTTACCTGACCGCCGCCCTGATCTGCGTCCCCGTCGCCAAGCGCCTGGGGATGGGCTCGGTCCTCGGTTACCTGCTGGCCGGCATTCTCATCGGCCCCTTCGCCCTCGGCTTTGTCGGCCGCGAGGGGCAGGACATCATGCACTTCGCCGAATTCGGCGTGGTGATGATGCTCTTTCTCATCGGATTGGAGCTGGAACCGGCCCACTTCTGGCGGATGCGCTCGCAGATTCTCGGCCTGGGCACCCTGCAACTGGCTCTGACCACCCTGCTCCTCGGCGGCGGACTGCTGCTGCTCGGCCTCGGCTGGCGGGGCGCAGTAGCCTGTGGCCTGGCCCTGGCCATGTCTTCCACCGCCATCGTCCTGCAATCCCTCAAGGAAAAAGGATTAGGCGGTTCCCAAGCGGGGACGAGTTCCTTCGCCGTCCTCCTCTTTCAGGACGTCGCCGTCATCCCGATCCTTGCCCTGCTCCCCTTCCTCGCCCTGCAAGCCGCCACCGGCGCGGGCCACGGCGAAGCGCCGGGGTTGCTGGCGGGGCTGCCGGTCTGGCTCCGGGCCGGATCGGTCCTCTTCGCCCTGATTGCGGTCATCGTCGCCGGGCGCTACGTCGTCGTCCCCCTCCTGCGCATCGTCACCAAAGCGAGCGTCCGCGAACTCTCCGTCGCCGCCGCCCTGCTCATCATCGTCGCCATCGCCTACCTGATGCAACTGGTCGGCCTGAGCCCGGCGCTGGGAGCCTTTCTCGCCGGCGTGCTGCTGGCCAACAGTGAATTCCGTCACGAACTGGAAAGCGACATCGAACCCTTCAAGGGATTGCTCCTCGGCCTCTTTTTCATCGCCGTCGGCGCGTCGATCAACTTCAAGCTCATCGCCGACAGCCCCGGCACCATCTTCTCCCTGGTTTTGGCCATCGTCATTGTCAAGGCGGCGGTGCTGGCGGCGGCGGGAAAACTTTTCCGCCTCTCCTTCGACCAAAACAGCATCTTCGCTCTCGGCCTGTCCCAAGTCGGCGAGTTCGCCTTCGTCCTCTTGGCCTTCATCCAGCGGCTGGGAATCGTCGGCGGTAACTGGATCGACACATTGATGGCCGTCACCGCCCTGACCATGACCCTGACTCCGCTTCTGCTGCTGCTCAACGAACGGCTGGTCCTCCCCCGTTTCGGTACCCGGCGCACCGAGGAGCGCGAGGCGGATGCGATCGACACGGAACATTCCATCATTATCGCCGGCTTCAGTTCCTTCGGCAGCACCCTCGGCCGCTTCCTGCGCGCCAACGGCGTCGAAGCGACAATTCTCGACAACAATTCCGATCAGGTCGATCTGCTGCGGCGTATGGGTTTCAAAGTCTTCTACGGCGATGCCACCCGCCTCGACATCCTCCATTCGGCCGGGGCCGACAGCGCCCGCATCCTTTTCATCGCCATCGACGATCCGGCGACCGTCGACACGCTGGTATCGACGGCGAAAAAGCACTTTCCCCACCTCAGAACCATGGCCCGCGCCGGCAGCACCCTCGACGCCCACGACTTCATCGAAGCCGGGGTCGATCAGGTCTATCGGGAGTTTCTCGACACCTCCCTGCGCGCCGGGGTGGACGTTCTGACCAACCTCGGCCATCGCCGCTACAGCGCCACCCGCGCCGCCCAGTATTTCATGAAATACGACGAAGCCGCCATGAATCAACTCGCCCCCCACCGCCACGATCAGGGGGTCTACATCTCCAACGCCCGCGAACTCATCCGCCTGCAGGAACAGATCCTCGCCAAGGACCGCGCCGACATCCACAACCTCAACGACCACGCCTGGGACACGGACACCCCGGTCACGGCGGCGACGGAGAAGCTCTGA
- the recJ gene encoding single-stranded-DNA-specific exonuclease RecJ, translated as MEPVSTRHWVPRSSEAVAEREGELARALDLTTLTARILLARGIASPDEARFFIDGKLADLPDPFTLLGMESAVARLLRAWRRQERVRIHGDYDVDGITATALLTEGFSQLGLQVDYHIPLRLKDGYGLSVEALETAVAEGVAVVVSVDCGVSAVAEAERARELGLDLIVTDHHQVPEKLPRAHALINPHQPGCPFPFKDLAGVGVAFFLLVALRKALREAGAFAESKEPDLRRLLDLVALGSIADLVPLTGLNRLLTRIGLQLLDKQPRPGIHALRQVAAVDKVTCGTVGFRLAPRLNAAGRLEDAALGVQLLLGREASACLELAQLLDGFNRERQAIEKETLEQAVATLEAGRETATHSIVLADARWHPGVIGIVASRLVERYHRPTVLISLDGGQGKGSARSIRGFHLYQALERCRERLLGFGGHAYAAGLSLAEAEVPEFARAFEEVAQELLTPEGLHPHLGHDGELLLEELDSATVGELARLAPFGMGNPEPAFVVSGVRIQQAAVVGSDHLRFVARQDGYSLPCIAFGMAARQGELSGPMDLLFSPSINEWKGRFDVQLQIKDFRPSA; from the coding sequence ATGGAACCGGTAAGCACACGTCATTGGGTACCGCGCTCCTCGGAAGCGGTCGCCGAGCGGGAAGGGGAGTTGGCCCGGGCCCTCGACCTGACCACCTTGACGGCGCGCATTCTCCTCGCCCGGGGGATCGCATCTCCGGATGAAGCACGTTTTTTCATCGACGGCAAGCTGGCGGATTTGCCCGATCCCTTCACGCTGCTCGGCATGGAGAGCGCGGTGGCCCGTCTTCTGCGGGCCTGGCGGCGACAGGAGCGCGTGCGCATTCACGGCGATTACGACGTCGACGGCATCACCGCCACCGCCTTGCTGACCGAAGGCTTTTCCCAACTCGGTCTGCAGGTCGATTACCACATCCCTTTGCGCCTCAAGGATGGTTACGGCCTCTCCGTCGAAGCCCTCGAAACGGCCGTGGCCGAGGGGGTTGCGGTGGTGGTCTCCGTCGATTGTGGCGTCTCCGCCGTTGCCGAAGCGGAACGCGCCCGGGAGTTGGGTCTCGATCTCATCGTCACCGATCATCATCAGGTTCCCGAAAAACTGCCCCGTGCCCACGCCCTGATCAATCCCCACCAGCCCGGTTGCCCCTTTCCCTTCAAGGATCTCGCCGGCGTCGGTGTCGCCTTTTTCCTGCTCGTCGCCCTGCGCAAGGCTTTGCGCGAGGCCGGCGCTTTTGCCGAAAGCAAAGAACCCGATCTGCGCCGTCTCCTCGATCTGGTGGCTCTCGGCAGCATCGCCGATCTGGTACCGCTCACCGGCCTGAACCGTCTCCTGACCCGGATCGGTCTGCAACTTCTCGACAAGCAACCCCGCCCGGGCATTCATGCCCTGCGTCAGGTCGCTGCCGTCGACAAGGTGACCTGCGGCACGGTCGGCTTCCGCCTGGCGCCGCGATTGAACGCCGCCGGACGGCTGGAGGATGCCGCTCTCGGAGTGCAACTGCTGCTCGGGCGGGAAGCTTCCGCTTGCTTGGAACTGGCGCAACTCCTCGATGGTTTCAATCGGGAGCGACAGGCGATCGAAAAAGAAACACTGGAGCAGGCGGTGGCGACTCTGGAGGCCGGCCGCGAGACGGCCACCCATTCCATCGTCCTCGCCGATGCCCGCTGGCATCCCGGCGTCATCGGCATCGTCGCCAGTCGCCTGGTGGAGCGCTATCACCGACCGACGGTGCTGATCTCCCTCGATGGTGGGCAGGGGAAAGGTTCGGCCCGTTCCATCCGGGGATTTCATCTCTATCAGGCCCTGGAGCGCTGTCGCGAACGCCTGCTCGGTTTCGGCGGCCATGCCTACGCCGCCGGTCTCTCCCTTGCCGAAGCGGAGGTGCCCGAGTTTGCCCGCGCTTTCGAGGAGGTCGCCCAAGAGCTTCTGACCCCTGAGGGTCTCCATCCCCACCTTGGACACGACGGCGAGTTGTTGCTCGAAGAACTCGATTCGGCCACGGTCGGCGAACTCGCGCGGCTTGCCCCCTTCGGCATGGGGAATCCCGAGCCGGCTTTTGTTGTAAGCGGCGTGCGTATTCAGCAGGCCGCGGTGGTCGGCAGCGATCATCTGCGCTTTGTCGCCCGCCAGGACGGTTACAGTCTGCCCTGCATCGCCTTCGGTATGGCCGCGCGCCAGGGGGAGTTGAGCGGGCCGATGGACCTGCTCTTTTCCCCATCCATCAACGAATGGAAGGGGCGGTTTGACGTGCAGTTACAGATCAAGGATTTCAGACCTTCCGCCTGA
- the secD gene encoding protein translocase subunit SecD: MARSLKLRGGLVLLCLLLSFISLAPTFWGGSLPGWWTKSFDPIHLGLDLQGGMHLVLGVDVDKAVESRLDSTLDQVESLLAEKDVVFKRAERLPGERLAVTVYDEESGKAVDALMGESFPTLEAMTLSQEGGYIQKNYRLGDQEIANIRDYAIRQALETLRNRVDQFGVSEPTLQLQNNDRILIQLPGIKDPERAIALLGKTARLEFKMVAEDANPEDAVKGNLPPGTQLLYERNVNRQTGEATETPLVVYEKTALTGDLLADAQVRIDTRFNEPYVGIDFNPVGAKRFDQITAANVGKRMAIVLDDTVYSAPVIRERISGGSAQISGAFNEQEATDLAIVLRAGSLPAPVKILENRTVGPSLGRDSINQGIVSVVVGGLLVVLAMAFYYRLSGLVANLVLILNLVFIMAMLSLFKATLTLPGIAGIVLTIGMAVDANVLIFERIREELRLGKTVRNALDAGYAKAMLTIIDANVTTLIAALVLFQFGTGPVKGFAVTLSVGIVSSLFTAIFVSRLIFDLFLGNRHIKRLSI; this comes from the coding sequence ATGGCCAGAAGCCTCAAGTTACGGGGGGGGCTGGTTCTGCTCTGCCTCCTCCTGTCGTTCATTTCCTTGGCCCCGACCTTCTGGGGCGGCAGCCTGCCCGGCTGGTGGACCAAGTCTTTCGATCCCATTCATCTGGGTCTCGACCTGCAGGGCGGCATGCATCTGGTGCTGGGGGTCGATGTGGACAAGGCGGTGGAAAGCCGCCTGGACAGCACCCTCGATCAGGTCGAAAGTTTGCTCGCCGAGAAAGATGTGGTTTTTAAGCGGGCCGAGCGTCTTCCTGGCGAGCGTCTGGCGGTCACCGTCTACGACGAGGAGTCGGGCAAGGCTGTGGATGCCCTGATGGGGGAAAGTTTCCCCACCCTTGAGGCCATGACCCTCTCTCAGGAGGGGGGGTACATCCAGAAAAATTACCGTCTGGGGGATCAGGAAATCGCCAATATCCGCGATTACGCCATCCGCCAGGCCCTGGAAACCCTGCGCAACCGTGTCGACCAGTTCGGGGTCAGCGAGCCGACCCTGCAGCTGCAGAATAACGACCGCATCCTGATTCAGCTTCCGGGGATCAAGGATCCCGAACGGGCCATCGCCCTGCTCGGCAAGACCGCCCGTCTCGAATTCAAGATGGTCGCCGAAGATGCCAATCCCGAGGACGCCGTCAAGGGCAATCTCCCGCCCGGCACTCAACTCCTCTATGAACGCAACGTCAACCGTCAGACCGGCGAGGCCACGGAAACACCTCTGGTTGTTTATGAGAAGACCGCCTTGACCGGCGATCTGCTCGCCGATGCCCAGGTGCGTATTGACACCCGTTTCAACGAGCCTTACGTCGGCATCGACTTCAACCCGGTGGGCGCCAAGCGCTTCGATCAGATCACCGCCGCCAACGTCGGCAAGCGCATGGCCATCGTCCTCGACGATACCGTCTACTCGGCGCCGGTCATTCGTGAGCGCATTTCCGGCGGCAGCGCCCAGATCAGCGGCGCTTTCAACGAGCAGGAAGCGACCGACCTGGCCATTGTCCTGCGCGCCGGTTCCCTACCGGCGCCGGTGAAAATCCTCGAAAACCGCACCGTCGGACCCTCCTTGGGGCGTGATTCCATCAATCAGGGGATTGTTTCCGTCGTTGTCGGCGGCCTGCTGGTGGTGCTGGCCATGGCCTTTTACTACCGCCTTTCCGGGCTGGTCGCCAACCTGGTGCTGATCCTCAATCTGGTCTTCATCATGGCGATGCTCTCCCTTTTCAAGGCGACCCTGACCCTCCCCGGTATTGCCGGCATCGTCCTTACCATCGGCATGGCGGTCGACGCCAACGTCTTGATATTCGAGCGGATCCGCGAGGAGCTTCGACTCGGCAAGACGGTGCGTAACGCCCTCGATGCCGGTTACGCCAAGGCGATGCTGACCATCATCGATGCCAACGTGACGACCCTGATCGCGGCCCTGGTCCTCTTCCAGTTCGGTACCGGTCCGGTCAAGGGTTTTGCCGTCACTCTTTCGGTGGGGATCGTTTCCTCGCTCTTCACGGCGATTTTCGTTTCCCGGTTGATTTTCGACCTGTTCCTCGGTAACCGGCACATCAAGCGGTTGAGCATATAA